A single Paenibacillus sp. FSL R5-0517 DNA region contains:
- a CDS encoding type II toxin-antitoxin system HicB family antitoxin: protein MIRTYQYYAIFNFAEDGINVTFPDLPGCITCGNSVEEALFMAKEALELFLDGEPFEDIPPPQSTMPELLNSKDKAYLIEANITYY, encoded by the coding sequence ATGATTCGAACTTACCAATACTACGCAATTTTTAATTTTGCTGAAGATGGAATTAATGTTACATTTCCTGATCTGCCTGGATGTATCACCTGTGGCAATTCAGTTGAAGAAGCATTATTCATGGCGAAAGAAGCACTTGAATTATTTTTGGATGGAGAACCTTTTGAAGATATTCCGCCACCTCAAAGCACAATGCCTGAATTATTGAACTCTAAAGATAAAGCGTATTTAATTGAAGCCAATATTACGTATTACTGA
- a CDS encoding YdeI family protein, whose translation MTDTSGNRKVDGYLKKLKTWQEESMKLREIIRDFDLTEDMKWMHPCYMLDGKNIVLIHGFKEYVAILFFKGALLKDTHGILVQQTENVQAERQLRFTSLEQIVEQEAWIKAYIQQAIEVEQAGLQVEMKKTAEYSVPEELQQQFDENPAFRDAFEALTPGRQRAYLYYFSQPKQSKTKVSRIEKYMQPILEGKGLND comes from the coding sequence ATGACGGATACAAGTGGGAATCGCAAAGTTGACGGCTATCTTAAGAAACTTAAAACGTGGCAGGAAGAGTCCATGAAGCTGAGAGAGATTATTCGGGATTTTGACCTGACAGAGGATATGAAATGGATGCATCCTTGTTATATGCTTGATGGGAAAAACATCGTCCTAATCCATGGTTTCAAAGAGTACGTCGCGATCCTGTTCTTCAAAGGTGCTCTGCTGAAGGATACACATGGCATTTTGGTTCAGCAAACGGAGAATGTACAGGCAGAGCGCCAGCTTCGCTTCACCAGTCTGGAGCAGATTGTGGAGCAGGAGGCTTGGATCAAAGCCTACATCCAGCAAGCGATTGAAGTGGAACAAGCCGGATTGCAAGTGGAGATGAAAAAGACTGCCGAATATAGCGTTCCGGAGGAACTTCAGCAGCAGTTCGATGAGAATCCTGCTTTCCGAGATGCATTTGAAGCACTCACACCCGGACGGCAGCGGGCCTATCTCTATTATTTCTCACAACCGAAGCAATCCAAGACAAAAGTGTCACGAATCGAGAAGTACATGCAGCCGATCCTGGAGGGCAAAGGGTTGAATGATTAA
- the yidD gene encoding membrane protein insertion efficiency factor YidD: MKSLLNVTLALFTGLVISMICFYLLNLFIPVNALLGAQIVFIASMFFIVLRRAGAILIWNVRIYQRFAPIEVRNKCRFEPSCSVYMIQAIEKYGTVKGLSLGIQRLRKCNIHGGGYDYP, translated from the coding sequence TTGAAGTCTTTACTCAACGTTACACTTGCACTATTCACAGGACTAGTCATCTCTATGATCTGTTTCTATCTTCTGAATCTATTCATTCCAGTAAATGCTTTGCTAGGTGCCCAGATTGTTTTCATAGCAAGTATGTTTTTCATCGTTCTACGACGTGCTGGAGCAATCCTGATATGGAATGTTAGAATTTATCAACGTTTTGCACCCATTGAAGTGAGGAACAAATGTCGCTTTGAACCAAGCTGTTCGGTATATATGATTCAAGCGATTGAGAAATACGGAACGGTCAAAGGTCTTTCCCTGGGCATCCAGCGTCTTCGCAAATGTAATATCCACGGTGGAGGATATGATTATCCATAA
- a CDS encoding EVE domain-containing protein yields MRSATEVLESLEKTDSRYWIGVVSASHVNVAVEGGFAQLCHGKSAMLRQMSPGDWMIYYSPRTEISTGKPLQAFTAIGQIIDNRVYQFQMSESFVPFRRDLRYLPCREVKIATLLDQLTFTRGNRNWGFPFRKGHFEIGAEDFMMIASSMLEGETQSLLDISSSQKC; encoded by the coding sequence ATGAGAAGTGCAACGGAAGTATTGGAATCATTAGAAAAGACAGACAGTAGATATTGGATTGGTGTTGTATCTGCTTCTCATGTGAATGTAGCCGTAGAGGGAGGGTTTGCGCAGCTGTGCCATGGCAAGTCCGCAATGTTGAGACAGATGTCCCCAGGTGACTGGATGATATACTATTCTCCACGTACAGAGATATCAACAGGGAAGCCACTTCAGGCGTTTACCGCTATTGGTCAGATTATCGACAACAGGGTTTACCAATTTCAGATGTCGGAATCCTTTGTACCCTTTCGCCGAGATCTCCGTTATCTTCCATGCCGAGAAGTGAAGATTGCAACCTTGTTAGACCAACTCACTTTTACACGCGGCAATCGGAATTGGGGATTTCCATTTCGCAAAGGCCATTTTGAGATTGGGGCTGAAGACTTCATGATGATAGCTTCCTCCATGTTGGAAGGTGAGACACAATCACTACTGGATATTAGCTCAAGCCAGAAATGTTAA
- a CDS encoding YafY family protein → MNKTERQLAITLELQRRKMLRAEDLAAQFETSVRTIYRDIQALSEAGVPIMGAPGHGYSLMEGYFLPPVSFSAEEAVSLLMGADFIEQRLDTEYAMQAKSAQRKIEAILPESVRNESTRVRETMRTLHTLEPLTRVRVKTYLNQIRNAILEQRKISFMYLKKMPGADGTRYNMREVSPYGLSLVQENWVLIARCDLRQDIRHFRLSRMTELSELEEHFHFPPDFDLNSYRPPDDRNEHVFIRAKPEIADKIMEALHFYMDAFEEEEDGVIFHFRVRHPEEILHYLLGWGGDIEVLEPESLRFRMQEVAKNILKHY, encoded by the coding sequence ATGAACAAAACGGAGCGGCAGCTTGCAATTACGCTTGAATTGCAGCGAAGAAAGATGTTAAGAGCAGAAGATTTAGCGGCTCAATTCGAGACAAGTGTACGTACGATATATCGAGATATCCAGGCATTAAGTGAAGCTGGCGTTCCGATCATGGGAGCCCCGGGTCATGGGTATTCCTTGATGGAAGGATATTTTCTGCCCCCGGTAAGCTTCAGCGCAGAAGAAGCGGTATCCCTGCTTATGGGAGCTGATTTTATTGAACAGAGATTGGATACGGAATACGCGATGCAGGCTAAATCGGCTCAACGGAAAATTGAAGCCATCTTACCTGAATCCGTTCGTAACGAGTCCACACGTGTCCGGGAAACGATGCGAACGCTTCATACGCTTGAACCCTTAACTCGAGTGAGGGTGAAGACATACCTTAACCAGATTCGTAATGCCATTTTGGAGCAACGGAAGATCAGCTTTATGTACCTGAAGAAAATGCCGGGAGCGGATGGCACTCGGTATAACATGCGTGAGGTTTCCCCCTATGGACTCTCGCTTGTCCAGGAGAATTGGGTATTGATTGCACGTTGTGATCTAAGGCAAGACATTCGTCATTTTCGTTTGTCACGCATGACTGAACTTTCAGAGCTGGAGGAACACTTCCATTTTCCGCCAGATTTTGATCTGAACAGTTATCGACCTCCTGACGACCGTAACGAACACGTATTCATTCGGGCTAAACCTGAGATTGCTGACAAAATTATGGAGGCCCTTCATTTCTATATGGATGCATTTGAGGAGGAAGAGGATGGTGTGATTTTTCATTTTCGTGTCCGCCATCCGGAGGAAATATTACATTATTTGCTTGGCTGGGGTGGGGATATCGAGGTCTTGGAGCCGGAGTCTTTACGCTTTCGAATGCAGGAAGTCGCCAAAAACATCTTAAAACACTACTGA
- a CDS encoding DUF11 domain-containing protein, whose translation MPVLVTNQAQVRFTTGDFTDTVESNAVTTPVDLPIITIVKAASTQNVQIGDTVQYLFTVRNSGPVPAQVTLFDILSANTTFVQGSVVSNGSRLPSANPGTGIPLGTIAPGQQMEVTFSVTLTSIPPSLEIINQATASFTFLTADGRTLTDNSQSNSIILYVNNPNVSIIKTANRPDALPGDVITYSILIRNNNRSLISSVVLTDPVPQGTSLVTGSVVVNGVAAPLGNPAAGINLGIIPPGGTTVLSFQVRVNANTTLSLITNQANLRYTLGQTIFTLQSNPVNVLVTATSPTQITLQKTADKTSVVVGDTITYQIVVTNTGKPIVQVTITDPIPTGTQFVEGSVRLDGQLVAGAHPAAGIFIASLQPGHSASITFEVIVINQPVNGSILNQFTAQFQAQGQATVGSLQSETVVIPSRLPQLTIVKSANKSEVEVHSHLRYKILIHNASSLPAIDVILKDVLQAESTFICGSVVVNGQLLPDGDVVKGLSLGTIAPGGTVDIQFNVLVHSIPEHCRLLNQALLHFNIALPDGSLLPSFLASNKTDVEIIEQEE comes from the coding sequence ATGCCTGTCCTTGTAACCAATCAGGCACAAGTCCGATTCACCACAGGAGATTTCACAGATACCGTGGAGTCCAATGCAGTGACAACACCTGTAGATCTCCCGATCATCACCATAGTCAAAGCGGCAAGTACTCAAAATGTACAGATTGGAGATACGGTTCAGTACCTGTTTACTGTCCGTAATTCAGGTCCAGTTCCAGCTCAAGTGACCTTGTTCGATATATTGTCAGCCAATACGACTTTTGTGCAGGGAAGTGTCGTATCCAATGGCAGCCGTTTACCCTCAGCCAACCCAGGTACTGGCATTCCATTGGGAACGATTGCTCCGGGGCAGCAAATGGAAGTCACATTCTCGGTGACCCTTACCTCCATACCTCCAAGTTTGGAGATTATAAATCAAGCGACTGCAAGCTTTACTTTCCTTACCGCAGACGGACGAACACTAACGGACAACTCACAATCGAATTCCATTATCCTTTATGTAAACAATCCCAATGTATCTATTATCAAAACGGCGAACAGACCTGATGCCTTACCTGGTGATGTCATTACTTATAGCATCCTTATACGCAATAATAACCGATCACTCATAAGTTCGGTTGTATTAACCGATCCTGTTCCTCAAGGAACATCATTGGTAACGGGCAGTGTAGTCGTTAACGGAGTAGCGGCACCGTTGGGAAACCCTGCGGCCGGAATCAATCTCGGCATTATTCCGCCAGGAGGCACCACCGTGTTGTCCTTCCAAGTCAGAGTAAACGCAAACACTACGCTTTCACTAATTACAAATCAGGCGAACCTCCGCTATACGTTGGGACAGACAATTTTTACACTCCAATCCAATCCCGTCAACGTACTCGTAACCGCCACTTCGCCAACACAGATTACCCTTCAAAAAACAGCGGATAAAACTTCAGTTGTTGTGGGCGACACCATCACATACCAGATCGTCGTTACCAATACGGGAAAACCAATCGTTCAGGTTACGATTACCGACCCAATTCCGACTGGAACCCAATTCGTTGAGGGTAGTGTAAGATTGGACGGACAACTGGTTGCTGGAGCTCATCCAGCCGCGGGTATTTTCATTGCATCCCTTCAGCCGGGGCATAGCGCAAGTATTACGTTTGAGGTTATCGTCATTAACCAGCCCGTAAACGGAAGTATCCTTAATCAGTTTACAGCCCAATTTCAAGCTCAGGGTCAAGCAACAGTTGGGTCACTCCAATCCGAAACAGTGGTTATTCCGAGTCGTTTGCCACAGCTCACCATTGTCAAAAGTGCAAACAAATCTGAGGTCGAAGTCCATTCTCATCTCCGTTACAAAATTTTGATTCATAACGCAAGCTCATTGCCAGCGATAGATGTCATTCTGAAAGATGTACTCCAAGCGGAGTCCACCTTTATTTGTGGCAGCGTGGTGGTTAACGGACAGCTCCTACCCGATGGAGACGTTGTGAAGGGACTTTCACTGGGGACAATCGCCCCAGGAGGGACGGTAGACATTCAATTTAATGTGCTGGTGCACAGCATACCTGAACACTGTCGATTGCTTAATCAGGCGTTATTACATTTTAACATTGCACTGCCCGATGGCAGTCTGCTTCCTTCTTTCCTAGCCTCCAATAAAACCGATGTGGAGATTATAGAACAGGAAGAATAA
- a CDS encoding S-layer homology domain-containing protein, producing the protein MFIHKGKKMLAMLTLIPLATGMVMGAFPAAITYADAGDNTPINSQATGSWQTGDLHVHTFESDDAQVSLEDVLDAVLTKYGLDWIALTDHLRLSKRDHNGADIPSGPIPMSQGMNEYQVPQIKALQDAGKYAGKTIFSGFEWDMPTHEHVGVGILTDEPNSTEALNAAKEFEYRFTNRAANLFNAADVANWDQNGGRAYTTHQDALTAINWLATNYPMTSYAMINHPSRGKNKYTIADFRDFNDLAPQVVFGIEGMLGNQMEPDRGGYNTSYNVANPTADDGYKYRTYGGVDYMVAKVGGLWDALLGEGRHFWNYGNSDYHFKTIGTNSSGYFPGEYAKTYSWVEGTGMQAVLDGLRSGKSFSVFGDLINALDFTASGAGNQVEMGGDLNVTQGDEVELKIRFKSPATSNNYENPINSGASAGQVPVVDHVDLIAGDVTAKVQKGTAAYTKDTNDSTRVLATFTSNDWTTDAEGYNVITYKIQATDQDKYFRLRGTNLGMNVTGETVNGEPQLDPKNTTADATTRFNQINDSNYRDLWFYSNPIFMSATPYSDAQAVTDTIQAIDLGDLSAVTSDLTLPVEGKHGATISWSSSNPERMNNEGKLLTQPDNNERLELTATVQRGTESQNKTFTVIVEGTNNQALVLKSNMTTADGQPYYTDTWTNQSVTVSVTGAVYAPATSAIIELSRDGGQTYEPYEENTPLEITEPGEHNLLFRATDDLEQTYTLPLVIKMDREIPVISLQGSSQMTLNVGDTYNEPGAQASDNVGIRGSVKVDGTVNTQAAGIYTLRYNVKDIAGNAAQEVFRTVTVQPRSGNSGGGSGGGNGGNSGGNSGGSTPSVPTTPTVPTTPTRPGTGADSSTEVKVEVEANQPVQTGLKDIVQFNAPTGAIGSKDTLQVSVVAKDKLQKTASLNVLGQAVQISRSGGRTLNDQAVLSLKVDSTELPNGTQPAIYYYNEARQSWVFIGGKTDTAGSITANVNHLGTFVVSSYAPLNLFDLSGHWAADYADRLLGMNVIQGYTNGTFQPSKKITRAEFVTLLSKALALKSVESDTTFADQGNLPDWAKRDIAAAVQAGIVKGYGDNTFKPGRTITRAEMAVMVANALKASSEAQAGMSGNTSVKPSFNDASQTPSWAQEALDAAVQAKIVSGYTDHTVRAGSETTRAEAVTMIYKLLLALHV; encoded by the coding sequence TTGTTCATTCATAAAGGCAAGAAAATGCTCGCTATGCTTACACTTATACCCTTGGCTACAGGGATGGTCATGGGAGCTTTCCCTGCTGCGATAACATATGCAGATGCAGGAGACAACACACCAATCAACAGCCAGGCAACAGGTTCTTGGCAAACGGGAGATTTGCATGTACATACGTTTGAGTCCGATGATGCACAGGTTTCACTGGAGGACGTGCTTGATGCGGTTTTAACCAAATATGGGCTGGACTGGATCGCGCTGACGGATCACTTGCGGTTATCCAAGCGGGATCACAACGGCGCAGACATTCCAAGTGGACCGATTCCCATGTCCCAAGGAATGAATGAATATCAGGTACCACAGATCAAGGCCCTTCAGGATGCAGGCAAATACGCGGGTAAAACGATCTTCTCCGGTTTCGAATGGGACATGCCTACACATGAACATGTTGGGGTGGGGATTCTTACGGATGAGCCGAACTCAACCGAAGCGCTGAACGCTGCCAAGGAATTCGAGTATCGTTTCACGAATCGCGCAGCGAACCTGTTTAATGCGGCAGACGTAGCGAATTGGGATCAGAACGGGGGGCGTGCCTACACGACTCATCAGGATGCCTTAACCGCCATCAATTGGCTCGCGACCAACTATCCAATGACAAGTTATGCGATGATCAACCACCCTTCACGGGGCAAAAACAAATATACCATCGCGGACTTCCGTGATTTCAACGATTTGGCTCCACAAGTGGTATTCGGTATCGAAGGCATGCTCGGCAATCAGATGGAACCGGATCGTGGTGGGTACAACACAAGCTACAATGTAGCTAATCCGACCGCTGATGATGGATACAAATACCGTACATACGGCGGCGTAGACTACATGGTCGCCAAGGTTGGCGGATTATGGGATGCATTGCTTGGAGAAGGACGTCATTTCTGGAACTATGGCAATTCGGACTACCATTTCAAGACGATTGGCACGAATTCCAGTGGTTATTTTCCGGGCGAATATGCCAAGACGTATTCCTGGGTTGAGGGTACAGGGATGCAGGCTGTTCTGGATGGACTGCGTTCGGGGAAATCATTTTCCGTATTCGGTGACCTGATCAATGCACTGGACTTCACGGCATCCGGAGCGGGTAATCAGGTTGAGATGGGCGGAGACCTTAATGTTACCCAAGGTGATGAAGTAGAGCTGAAGATTCGCTTCAAGAGTCCCGCGACGAGTAACAACTATGAAAATCCAATCAACAGTGGTGCGTCCGCCGGACAAGTACCCGTTGTGGATCACGTTGATCTCATCGCCGGAGATGTTACAGCCAAGGTCCAGAAGGGTACAGCCGCATATACCAAAGACACCAATGACTCTACCAGAGTACTGGCTACTTTCACGTCCAACGATTGGACGACAGATGCCGAAGGCTATAATGTCATCACGTACAAGATCCAAGCTACAGACCAGGACAAGTATTTCCGCCTGCGCGGGACGAATCTGGGCATGAACGTGACAGGTGAGACTGTCAATGGCGAACCGCAGCTTGATCCGAAAAATACGACTGCGGATGCAACCACCCGTTTTAATCAAATTAATGATAGCAACTACCGCGACCTGTGGTTCTACTCCAACCCAATTTTTATGAGTGCCACACCTTATAGTGATGCACAGGCGGTAACTGATACAATTCAAGCAATCGATTTGGGTGATCTGAGCGCGGTCACTTCCGACCTTACCCTTCCTGTTGAAGGAAAGCATGGTGCAACCATTAGTTGGTCCAGCTCCAACCCGGAACGAATGAATAACGAAGGCAAGCTGCTAACACAACCTGACAATAATGAGCGATTGGAACTGACGGCAACTGTGCAGCGTGGAACGGAATCTCAAAACAAAACGTTCACTGTCATTGTGGAAGGTACGAATAATCAGGCGCTGGTGTTGAAAAGCAACATGACTACCGCTGACGGTCAGCCATATTACACGGATACATGGACGAACCAGTCCGTAACAGTTAGTGTAACCGGCGCAGTATACGCACCTGCTACTTCTGCGATCATCGAGTTGTCTCGTGACGGAGGGCAGACGTACGAGCCATATGAAGAGAATACGCCTTTGGAGATAACGGAGCCGGGAGAGCACAACCTTTTATTCCGGGCAACCGATGATCTTGAACAAACGTATACTTTACCTCTGGTCATTAAAATGGACCGTGAGATTCCCGTCATCAGCTTGCAAGGTAGCAGCCAGATGACGTTGAATGTGGGAGACACATACAATGAGCCTGGAGCACAGGCTTCTGATAATGTCGGCATCCGTGGTTCCGTGAAGGTGGATGGCACGGTGAACACACAAGCAGCAGGAATCTACACCCTTCGGTATAACGTGAAGGATATCGCTGGTAATGCAGCACAGGAAGTTTTCCGTACCGTGACTGTACAACCCCGCTCAGGCAATAGTGGCGGGGGTTCAGGTGGAGGCAATGGAGGCAACTCTGGTGGGAATTCAGGAGGAAGCACACCAAGTGTGCCAACAACGCCAACCGTTCCAACCACACCAACGAGGCCGGGGACGGGGGCAGATTCATCCACTGAAGTGAAGGTTGAGGTGGAAGCGAATCAGCCGGTCCAAACGGGTCTGAAAGACATCGTACAATTCAACGCTCCGACGGGAGCCATCGGTTCCAAGGATACGTTGCAAGTGTCCGTGGTGGCCAAGGACAAGTTGCAGAAGACAGCTTCCCTGAATGTACTTGGACAAGCTGTACAGATTAGTCGCAGTGGCGGAAGAACATTGAATGATCAGGCCGTATTGAGCTTGAAAGTGGATTCGACAGAACTGCCGAATGGCACCCAACCTGCAATCTACTATTATAATGAAGCTCGTCAGAGCTGGGTATTTATCGGTGGCAAGACGGATACAGCAGGAAGCATAACGGCTAATGTGAATCATCTGGGCACATTCGTTGTGTCAAGCTATGCACCCTTGAATCTGTTTGACCTGAGTGGACACTGGGCTGCCGACTACGCAGATCGTTTGCTGGGTATGAACGTGATTCAAGGGTACACAAATGGAACATTCCAACCATCGAAGAAGATTACCCGGGCAGAGTTTGTTACGTTGCTCAGCAAGGCGCTGGCATTGAAGTCTGTCGAATCGGATACAACGTTTGCAGATCAAGGTAATCTGCCCGACTGGGCGAAAAGAGACATAGCCGCAGCCGTGCAAGCTGGAATCGTGAAAGGCTACGGCGATAACACATTTAAGCCCGGTCGGACGATTACCCGTGCCGAGATGGCAGTCATGGTGGCGAATGCGCTAAAAGCAAGTTCGGAGGCACAAGCCGGGATGTCTGGCAATACATCCGTTAAACCAAGTTTTAATGATGCATCGCAGACGCCGTCTTGGGCACAGGAAGCACTGGATGCAGCGGTGCAGGCGAAGATTGTTAGCGGATATACGGACCATACGGTTCGTGCAGGCAGTGAAACGACTCGAGCGGAAGCTGTGACGATGATCTACAAACTGCTTTTGGCGCTTCACGTGTAA
- a CDS encoding response regulator has product MLQAYLVDDEPHALNMLEMFLTRTGEVAIAGRSVNGFEALEALQHTRPDIWFLDIEMPGMSGLELAANIHEVEPDAVIVFTTAYDHYAVSAFEHEALDYLLKPIEMGRLSKTIDRLLKDKGNAAKSTAAEPARQSSGNSNESNQLFVQMLGNFRVTPTNGEMVMWRTAKEKELFAYLLLHDPITGVVHRDRIIDHLWPDERYEKAKIYMHTCVSLLRKNLKKLGMEQMVSYRNEHYMLDKKRIRADVYDVLELVLRMQREEDVPLAQMERTLHMYQDELLPQEDYFWMSELSQKIERGALELMLKLSEKYLELHNDKKAAEAAERAMRHSPYEEEAYRCAMQAYLSMGNHDHVLRIYRDLEERLSELHIRPSSVSTRLYEQIKA; this is encoded by the coding sequence GTGTTGCAGGCCTATTTGGTGGACGATGAGCCGCATGCGCTGAATATGCTGGAGATGTTTCTAACTCGAACGGGAGAAGTCGCCATTGCTGGGCGTTCGGTGAATGGATTCGAGGCACTGGAGGCACTTCAGCATACACGACCGGATATCTGGTTCCTCGATATTGAGATGCCGGGCATGAGCGGATTGGAGCTTGCAGCGAATATCCATGAAGTCGAACCGGATGCCGTCATTGTATTTACAACGGCTTATGATCATTATGCTGTCTCTGCTTTTGAACATGAGGCTCTGGATTACCTGCTTAAACCGATTGAGATGGGCCGATTGTCCAAAACCATTGACAGACTGCTGAAGGATAAGGGAAATGCGGCTAAGTCAACTGCAGCGGAACCAGCACGGCAATCTTCGGGGAACAGCAATGAGTCAAATCAATTATTTGTACAAATGTTGGGGAATTTTCGTGTCACGCCTACGAATGGTGAAATGGTCATGTGGCGTACAGCGAAGGAGAAGGAACTGTTTGCATATTTGCTATTGCATGACCCGATCACCGGTGTTGTTCACCGGGATCGCATTATTGACCATCTGTGGCCTGATGAGCGTTACGAAAAGGCCAAAATCTATATGCATACCTGTGTGAGTCTGCTGAGGAAAAACCTGAAGAAGTTGGGAATGGAGCAGATGGTCAGCTACAGGAATGAACATTACATGCTGGACAAAAAGCGAATCCGTGCTGATGTATATGATGTACTGGAACTTGTACTTCGGATGCAACGCGAGGAGGATGTTCCACTGGCTCAAATGGAGCGGACTTTACATATGTATCAGGATGAACTGCTTCCGCAGGAAGATTATTTCTGGATGTCTGAACTTAGCCAGAAGATCGAGCGCGGTGCATTGGAACTGATGCTGAAGCTGTCCGAGAAGTACCTGGAACTGCATAACGACAAGAAGGCAGCAGAAGCAGCGGAACGTGCCATGCGGCATTCCCCTTATGAAGAAGAAGCGTATCGTTGTGCCATGCAAGCATATTTGTCCATGGGCAATCATGACCATGTCTTACGTATCTATCGCGATCTTGAAGAACGTTTAAGTGAGTTGCATATTCGTCCTTCTTCAGTGAGCACACGATTATATGAGCAGATTAAAGCTTGA